From a region of the Haematobia irritans isolate KBUSLIRL chromosome 4, ASM5000362v1, whole genome shotgun sequence genome:
- the LOC142234700 gene encoding uncharacterized protein LOC142234700 — MSWKFYCKFLALMHMLILCESSHVQLANEEHLQQQHSQQKQLQIQTEVWNASIVSTTAHPPVSQTNLQPQVNENRRHYQAHKPPNSHHTPNNGQRVQRVYSYGNRRHHHRHHHHHQRPHHRWVSQRPHRHYHPHQQQHHYGRWSPWSSCSPDCLKRRERYCKAKRKCGHTKHIEERKCRRCHPVTDDVKWSTSTSSSLPPHGTHAPQPHSQQQLSSNKAPTIVINAAAAAASGSIAAVTSVPSIQSHQPTLTAGTPTELNKHHPVVIQSEELIAHHVTNAASHHGFNDDDDDDDESDFYVIKAKRKRPHHQRPPSQVHYSDIPVQQEMDEDLYSEEQTEDSFNELGSALPPREYLPASSNHVRTIHRPRQKHQVNGRHNHYRPNNEGKRKLKGAYGGTFDDSLEGDVFQYEDFDIDLSHGDNQENGDTSYEDFADYNEYRNGTVAISPSKERATPEHLIPKHRRIYSKWSRWTKCTPKCTTRRYKKCRVREQCGREVLREIAYCYTEGSFCQQWLQAQVQKSPAYELRPSATRRRDISDDGTLSNSIVSDFIMNGKGYRGPEYAPMKLKCGIAPIRSNKRNMYNMLKIIGGKASRKGEWPWQVAIFNRFKEAFCGGTLIAPQWVLTAAHCVRKVLYVRLGEHNLDHEDGTEMHLKVLKSFKHPNFDKKTVDSDVALLKLPKPVNTTTWIGFSCLPKPYQPLPKNIECTVIGWGKRRNRDVAGTSVLHQAEVPIISMDNCRSVYYDYTITKNMFCAGHKRGRIDTCAGDSGGPLLCRDTTKPNHPWTIFGITSFGDGCAKRNKFGIYAKVPNYVDWVWSVINCNGNCKMHQRL; from the exons AGCAGTCATGTACAATTGGCTAACGAAGAACACCTACAACAACAGCATAGCCAACAGAAGCAGCTACAAATACAAACGGAAGTTTGGAACGCTTCAATAGTTTCAACAACAGCACACCCTCCAGTTAGCCAGACTAACCTGCAGCCACAGGTCAACGAAAATAGGAGACATTACCAAGCTCACAAACCACCTAACAGCCATCATACTCCAAATAATGGACAACGGGTCCAACGTGTGTACTCCTATGGAAATCGACGCCACCATCATAggcatcatcatcaccaccaaCGTCCACACCATAGATGGGTGTCACAACGACCCCATCGACATTATCATCCGCATCAGCAACAACACCACTATGGTCGATGGTCTCCATGGTCGTCATGCTCACCGGATTGTTTGAAGCGACGAGAACGTTACTGTAAAGCAAAGCGGAAATGTGGTCACACCAAACATATCGAGGAGCGTAAATGCCGAAG atgtCATCCGGTAACGGATGATGTTAAATGGTCAACATCTACATCAAGCAGTCTACCACCGCATGGAACACACGCTCCCCAGCCACATTCACAGCAACAGCTCTCCAGCAATAAAGCTCCAACGATAGTAATCAATGCAGCAGCTGCAGCGGCCAGTGGATCCATTGCAGCAGTAACAAGTGTCCCCAGCATACAATCACATCAACCTACACTTACGGCTGGAACACCAACAGAGTTAAATAAACATCATCCTGTTGTGATACAAAGTGAGGAACTCATAGCTCACCATGTGACCAATGCTGCCAGTCACCATGGCTTCaacgacgacgatgatgatgatgatgaatcaGATTTCTATGTTATAAAAGCCAAAAGAAAACGACCACATCACCAAAGACCACCCTCACAGGTCCATTATTCAGATATTCCTGTACAACAAGAGATGGATGAAGACCTATATTCCGAAGAACAAACTGAAGATTCTTTTAATGAACTTGGTTCAGCATTACCTCCCAGAGAATATTTGCCTGCATCAAGCAATCATGTAAGAACAATACACCGACCACGACAAAAGCATCAGGTAAATGGAAGACATAACCACTATCGGCCTAATAACGAGGGGAAACGAAAACTTAAAGGAGCCTATGGGGGTACATTCGATGACAGTCTGGAGGGTGATGTTTTCCAATATGAAGACTTCGATATAGATTTAAGTCATGGTGATAATCAAGAGAATGGTGATACATCATACGAAGATTTTGCAGACTATAATGAGTATCGAAATGGAACAGTAGCCATTTCACCATCCAAAGAAAGAGCCACCCCAGAGCATTTAATACCAAAACATAGGCGAATTTATTCGAAATGGAGTCGTTGGACGAAATGTACACCAAAGTGTACAACTCGAAGATACAA aaaatgtcgtgtcCGTGAACAATGTGGGCGAGAGGTTCTGCGTGAAATTGCCTACTGTTATACCGAAGGAAGTTTTTGTCAGCAATGGCTACAGGCCCAGGTTCAAAAGTCACCAGCCTATGAACTAAGACCATCGGCCACACGACGTCGTGATATTAGTGATGATGGTACTCTATCGAATTCTATTGTCAGTGATTTTATAATGAATGGTAAAGGATATCGAGGACCTGAATATGCtccaatgaaattgaaatgtgGCATTGCACCGATACGCAGCAATAAACGTAACATGTACAATATGCTGAAAATCATTGGAGGAAAAGCATCGCGTAAGGGCGAATGGCCTTGGCAAGTGGCGATTTTCAATCGTTTTAAG GAGGCTTTTTGTGGCGGTACTCTAATAGCTCCGCAATGGGTCCTTACGGCTGCCCATTGTGTTCGCAAAGTTTTATATGTCCGCCTGGGTGAACACAATTTGGATCATGAGGATGGTACTGAAATGCACTTAAAAGTTCTTAAAAGCTTTAAACATCCCAATTTCGATAAGAAAACGGTAGACAGTGATGTGGCCCTCTTAAA ACTCCCTAAACCCGTTAACACAACAACCTGGATAGGTTTTTCCTGTTTACCCAAACCTTATCAACCGTTACCCAAAAATATCGAATGTACAGTCATTGGTTGGGGTAAACGACGCAATCGTGATGTAGCCGGCACCAGTGTCCTTCATCAGGCTGAAGTTCCCATTATATCTATGGATAATTGTCGATCGGTATATTATGATTATACCATAACGAAAAATATGTTCTGTGCTGGCCACAAACGTGGACGCATTGACACTTGTGCTGGCGATTCTGGTGGCCCGCTGTTATGCCGTGATACCACTAAACCTAATCATCCATGGACCATATTTGGTATAACCTCATTCGGTGATGGTTGTGCGAAACGTAATAAATTCGGTATCTATGCCAAAGTACCCAATTATGTAGATTGGGTATGGTCAGTCATCAATTGTAATGGGAATTGTAAAATGCATCAGCGTCTATAG